GTCGGAGAGTGTGTCGTTCGTGGGGTCTTTCATCTCTTCGAACGTGGTACACTCTTTTTCGGGCTGCTTGCTCTTGCAAGAAACAATAGCCAGAAGGAATGATCCAAGAAAAATAACGAAAAGAAGTCTGAATGCTGATGACAGGAAGTGCATGGTTTTGAAATTTTGATTGTTTTCAGCACAAAGTTAATAAAATATTTAAATTATCTAACAGCCTTCTCTCCCCGGTTCTGTTCTGCCCTTCATTCCTATTGTTTCGCTGCCACCGAATGACTTTAATCGAAGATCAGTTCAACGTCACATTCACCATTACCGGGAAGTGATCGGACGGGAAGTGTCCATATTGCATGTCGTTCAACACCCCGTATTTGTTCACGGTGAAATGTCTGGTTGTCCATACATAATCAATCCTGTTCTGCATTTTGGCATTCAGGTTGAAGGAGTTGAAGGTGCCGGTAGTACCGTACGGAGGTTTTTGGGTAGTGCTGTAAGCATCATTCAGTAGACCATCCTGGAGTATTATCCTGATAGGCTCGCTATCCGGTGTTGCATTAAAGTCACCCGTACAGATTACCGGTTTGTCACCAGCAATCTCCCGCACTTTTTGCAGCAACAACAGCGATGAGTTCTTACGTGCTACCTCTCCCTCATGATCGTAGTGCATGTTGAACAGGTAGAACTCGCTGCCGGAGACCTTATCCCTCAAAGAAGCCCAGGAACAGATGCGGTTACAACAAGTTGCATCCCATCCCTTTCCCGGAACATCGGGTGTCTCGGAGAACCAGAAATCACCGTTGTCCAAAACCTCAAATCGTTCTTTTTTAAAGATGATTGCAGAATGCTCGCCTGCCGTTAATCCGTCGTCACGACCGCTACCCACGTAGGCGTAATCGCTCAGTTCCAGGATGTCAGTAATCTGATGGTGAAATCCTTCCTGAATACCGAACAGGTCAAACTCGTGAAAGGCGATCAATCCTTTCACCATCTCCTTTCTGTTGGGCCATGCATCCAGACTGTCGTTAGGTGTGTCCATACGTATATTGAAGGAAGCCACATTGATGGAAACGGGGATATCAGATGCTACTTTGCAGGCTGATAGGAACAGCAGCATTGCCGCCGTAAAAATTAGTACTGTTTTTTTCATACCAAATTCAATTCAACCTTTTCAAATCTTTCCGGTGATATTCAATCAGCCCTTGCATCGGATCCTTGTCAATTACCCCGGGTATCATACCCTGTTCAATAATCACCTTCTCCAGGAGCTCCCGAAAATGATATGCTATGGATCCGACGCAGTTAAAACTGTATCGTTGGTAGTTGGGATACAATGCAACAATATTGCGGAAGAAATCGCGGAAGGCACCTGTTACCACCTGCGCGTAATAGGTATCTTCCTGTAGGTGGTCCCCGGCGAAACGGGCAAAAGAGGCACAGTAACGATTGGCAACGGGATGTTCATACACCCTGTTCAACAGATCATTGCCACCAAGGTGATAGGTCTGATAAAATGCATCCCTTATACTTTTGGGCATCACCTCCCTAATATAGTCTCCGATCAATTTCTTGCCGATGTAGCTGCCGCTGCCTTCATCTCCCAGCAGAAAACCAAGTGACTCGATGTTGGCGACAACCTCTTTTCCGTTATATATGCAGCTGTTGGCTCCCGTACCGAGGATGGCCGCGAAGCCCTCCTCCTCGCCCAGCAGGGCGCGGGCGGCCGCCAGCAGGTCGGTTTCGATGGTGATGGCTGCCTTGCGAAAGATGGCGGAGATCCCCTGTATCAGGATATCGTCACTCTCGGGGGAGTAGCCGCCACCGGCGCTGTAAAAGAAGATACGGGTTACATCGCCAGCCTTCTCTTGTATCGCAGCGGGCAGCATTCTCCCAAGTGATTCGCGGATCTGGGCGCTATCCACGAAAAAGGGGTGATATCCCTCGGTCTCGAATGGCTGTGGTGCTCCACGCTGATCGAGCAGCACCCAGCTTGTCTTTGTTGATCCACCGTCGGCAATCAGTATCATATAGCTCTATTTTTCTTGGTAATATATGTCAGTATTGTCACGTTGTTCATCTCTGGTTGGCGGATGAGGTGTTGCCGTCTCTCAGGAGCTCTTTGTCCTGATCTTATGTCCCCACAGGGCGTAGAGCGCGATGATCAGATAACCGGGTACCACCATCCAGTAAGCCTGGCGTGCATCGAGGCTGTCGGCCAGCCGCTCATAAATGAGCGGCAATACCGCTCCCCCTGAAATGGCCATCACCAGCAGCGAAGAACCCACCTTGGTGAACCTCCCCAGGTCGGAGATCGCTAGGGGCCATATGGAGGGCCACATCAGTGAGTTGGCCAACCCCAGCAGGGCGATGAAGAGCACCGATGTGAAACCGCTGGTCAGCTGTGAGGCGATGATGAAGAGGATGCCCAAAAGTGAGGAGAAGATGAGCGACTGCTGCTGGGAGAAGTAGCGGGGAATGCCAATGATGCCAACCACGTAACCGGTCAGCATGAAGAAGAGTGTCATCGAGGTGAACAGCTTGGCACTGCTCATGGCGATACCCTGAAAGGAGCCATACCCGATGATGGTGTTGCCGGCAATCACCTCTACCCCCACGTAGATGAAGAGGGTGAACACACCCAGCATGAGGTGGGGGAACTGCACAATGCTCTTCTTCGAGGCACTGTATGGCGTTTCAGAAGTGAGCTCCTCTTCCTCTTCCTCAACCACCTCCGGCAGCGAGGAGAAATGGATTGCCAGGGCTACCAGCAACAGCAGGCCGGCGATGAGCAGGTAGGGAACAACCACCTTGCGGGCCAGCTCATCGAGCAGAAACGTTTTCTCAGCAATTGCCATCGTTTCCAGGGCTGTGGTGAGCCCGTCGGCATCCTTCAGGACGATGGATCCCAGGATCAGGGGACCCAGGATGCCTGCCACGCCATTGCAGATGCCCATGATGCTCATGCGGCGGGCTCCACTCTCACGCGGGCCCAGGAT
This genomic window from Dysgonomonadaceae bacterium zrk40 contains:
- a CDS encoding endonuclease/exonuclease/phosphatase family protein, with protein sequence MKKTVLIFTAAMLLFLSACKVASDIPVSINVASFNIRMDTPNDSLDAWPNRKEMVKGLIAFHEFDLFGIQEGFHHQITDILELSDYAYVGSGRDDGLTAGEHSAIIFKKERFEVLDNGDFWFSETPDVPGKGWDATCCNRICSWASLRDKVSGSEFYLFNMHYDHEGEVARKNSSLLLLQKVREIAGDKPVICTGDFNATPDSEPIRIILQDGLLNDAYSTTQKPPYGTTGTFNSFNLNAKMQNRIDYVWTTRHFTVNKYGVLNDMQYGHFPSDHFPVMVNVTLN
- a CDS encoding N-acetylglucosamine kinase, yielding MILIADGGSTKTSWVLLDQRGAPQPFETEGYHPFFVDSAQIRESLGRMLPAAIQEKAGDVTRIFFYSAGGGYSPESDDILIQGISAIFRKAAITIETDLLAAARALLGEEEGFAAILGTGANSCIYNGKEVVANIESLGFLLGDEGSGSYIGKKLIGDYIREVMPKSIRDAFYQTYHLGGNDLLNRVYEHPVANRYCASFARFAGDHLQEDTYYAQVVTGAFRDFFRNIVALYPNYQRYSFNCVGSIAYHFRELLEKVIIEQGMIPGVIDKDPMQGLIEYHRKDLKRLN
- a CDS encoding sugar MFS transporter — translated: MDATRKKAYLYPLVIIGGLFFIFGFVTWAIAVLIPYLQIACELTSIQAMLVSSAFYISYFVMAIPSGYLLKKIGYKNALTFGLVSMAVGSLLFIPAAMTRIYAVFLLGLFVQGLGLSILQTASNPYVTILGPRESGARRMSIMGICNGVAGILGPLILGSIVLKDADGLTTALETMAIAEKTFLLDELARKVVVPYLLIAGLLLLVALAIHFSSLPEVVEEEEEELTSETPYSASKKSIVQFPHLMLGVFTLFIYVGVEVIAGNTIIGYGSFQGIAMSSAKLFTSMTLFFMLTGYVVGIIGIPRYFSQQQSLIFSSLLGILFIIASQLTSGFTSVLFIALLGLANSLMWPSIWPLAISDLGRFTKVGSSLLVMAISGGAVLPLIYERLADSLDARQAYWMVVPGYLIIALYALWGHKIRTKSS